One genomic segment of Photobacterium sp. DA100 includes these proteins:
- the rpmB gene encoding 50S ribosomal protein L28, translated as MSRVCQVTGKRPVTGNNRSHARNATKRRFLPNLQTHRFWVESEKRFVKLRLSAKGMRIIDKKGIDAVLSDMRARGENV; from the coding sequence ATGTCCCGAGTATGCCAAGTAACTGGTAAGCGTCCTGTAACGGGTAACAACCGTTCACACGCACGTAATGCCACCAAGCGTCGTTTTCTGCCGAACCTGCAAACTCATCGTTTCTGGGTAGAAAGCGAAAAACGCTTCGTTAAACTACGCCTTTCTGCGAAAGGTATGCGTATCATTGATAAGAAAGGCATCGACGCCGTTCTTTCTGATATGCGTGCTCGCGGCGAGAACGTTTAA
- the mutM gene encoding bifunctional DNA-formamidopyrimidine glycosylase/DNA-(apurinic or apyrimidinic site) lyase, which translates to MPELPEVEVSRMGIAPHVTNQTVTEIVVRNPKLRWPVPEEIRHIEGEVIRRVSRRAKYLMLETDAGYAIIHLGMSGSLRVLPSGIPPEKHDHVDLCLSSGEVLRYNDPRRFGAWLWQPDQGEHPVLAKLGPEPLSEGFTAAYLQEKAKGKRTAVKQFIMDNHVVVGVGNIYANESLFAAGIHPKREAGKISAQRLALLVDEIKSVLAFAIEQGGTTLKDFKNADGKPGYFAQELQVYGKGGEPCPRCDKPLSEVKIGQRATVYCSACQT; encoded by the coding sequence ATGCCTGAATTACCTGAAGTCGAAGTCAGCCGGATGGGGATCGCCCCCCATGTGACCAACCAGACCGTGACCGAGATTGTGGTCCGTAACCCTAAGTTGCGCTGGCCGGTGCCTGAAGAGATCCGCCATATCGAAGGAGAGGTGATCCGCCGGGTAAGCCGCCGGGCCAAATACCTGATGCTTGAGACCGACGCGGGCTACGCCATTATCCATCTCGGGATGTCGGGCAGCCTGCGGGTGTTACCGTCAGGGATCCCGCCGGAAAAACATGACCATGTCGATTTGTGCCTGTCCAGTGGCGAGGTCCTGCGCTACAACGATCCGCGCCGCTTTGGTGCCTGGCTGTGGCAGCCGGATCAGGGAGAGCACCCGGTCCTGGCCAAACTCGGCCCGGAGCCGCTTAGCGAGGGGTTTACCGCGGCGTACCTGCAAGAGAAGGCCAAAGGTAAACGCACCGCCGTGAAGCAGTTCATCATGGATAATCACGTGGTGGTCGGCGTCGGTAATATCTATGCCAATGAATCGCTGTTTGCCGCCGGGATCCACCCCAAGCGGGAGGCCGGCAAAATCTCCGCCCAGCGCCTTGCTTTGCTGGTCGATGAAATCAAGTCGGTGCTGGCCTTTGCCATCGAGCAGGGTGGCACAACCCTGAAGGACTTCAAGAACGCTGACGGCAAGCCGGGGTATTTTGCCCAGGAGCTGCAGGTATATGGCAAGGGAGGGGAGCCGTGCCCGCGGTGTGACAAGCCCCTGAGCGAAGTAAAAATCGGCCAGCGGGCTACGGTATATTGCAGCGCTTGCCAGACCTAG
- the radC gene encoding DNA repair protein RadC — translation MTLKLLPVQSRPREKLLERGPGALSDAELLAIFLRTGIAGMNAIELATELLDRFGSLRALLAADKATFCQYKGLGPAKYAQLQAVLEMNLRHLEETLKKEDALTSPSHTRRYLSHVLRDRPREAFYILFLDNQHRVLSGEVLFEGTIDAASIYPREVVKRSLELNAAALILAHNHPSGVAEPSQADRRITRRISDALALVDIRVLDHFVVGDGEITSFAERGWL, via the coding sequence ATGACACTCAAGTTACTACCGGTGCAGTCTCGGCCGAGGGAAAAATTACTCGAACGCGGTCCCGGCGCTCTGTCGGATGCCGAGTTGCTGGCCATTTTCTTGCGTACCGGTATTGCCGGGATGAACGCGATAGAGCTGGCTACCGAGCTGCTGGATCGGTTTGGCTCGCTGCGGGCGCTGCTGGCCGCCGATAAGGCCACGTTTTGCCAATACAAGGGATTGGGCCCGGCCAAGTATGCCCAGCTGCAGGCGGTGCTGGAAATGAACCTGCGCCACTTGGAAGAGACGCTCAAGAAGGAAGATGCGCTGACAAGTCCCTCTCATACAAGGCGCTACCTTAGTCATGTGCTGCGCGATCGTCCCCGCGAGGCGTTTTATATTTTGTTTCTCGACAACCAGCACAGGGTGCTCAGTGGCGAGGTACTTTTCGAGGGAACGATCGATGCCGCGAGCATTTATCCGCGGGAAGTTGTAAAAAGATCACTAGAACTTAATGCAGCCGCGCTCATTTTAGCGCATAATCACCCGTCAGGCGTGGCAGAGCCAAGTCAGGCAGACCGCCGAATTACCCGCCGCATCAGTGATGCACTGGCGTTGGTGGATATTCGGGTTCTGGATCACTTTGTTGTCGGTGACGGAGAAATCACTTCTTTTGCAGAGCGGGGATGGTTATAA
- the rpmG gene encoding 50S ribosomal protein L33 translates to MAKGIREKIRLVSSAGTGHFYTTDKNKRNMPGKFEIKKFDPVVRQHVMYKEAKIK, encoded by the coding sequence ATGGCTAAAGGCATTCGTGAGAAGATCCGTCTAGTATCATCTGCTGGTACAGGCCACTTCTACACTACCGACAAAAACAAGCGTAACATGCCAGGCAAATTCGAGATCAAAAAATTTGATCCTGTAGTTCGCCAGCACGTTATGTACAAAGAAGCAAAAATCAAGTAA